From the Candidatus Saccharibacteria bacterium genome, the window TGTTGGCCTACCGCGCGCTGTGCAAGCTTAGTACAACTACGCCAGTCTCGATATTTTATAAAAACGTTTTGTTGCACCCAACGGTGATTCGGCTTGGCTACGCTAAAACATATAATGCCAAAAAGAAGTTCGCAGCTGTTGCTCAGAAAGATAAAAAACAAGCTATGGACTTTGAGGTTCATTTGTGGCGTTGCAACGATATTCGTACTCATGCTCAGACTAACTATGATTTTTTAAAACTTAACAATTTGGGTAAGCGCGTCAAACTACCGCTTTGGCATGTGGAAGTAAAAAACGACAATTATTTTGATCATTACACGGTCGTCGAACACCTCCGTACCATCTACGACGACGTGAACGTCTGTACTGCAAAAACAGAGGTTCACGCACCGAGCGTTATTGCGAGCAAAAAAGACGTAAAGCCCTTTGTGCCACGAGCCTTGCAACAGGCGTTTCGGGACTTGGCCAAAAAGCAATAGTGTATACTGCTCATAAGTATAATTACGAGTGAGCTTTGGAATGAACTTCAGTGAGTATCTTGCTAACCGATCTCGAGGTGTTAGACGTTTCCGTTTTGTGATGACAATTGGAGCAACGTTATGAAAATTGGTTTAGTGTGCCCGTATGACATGTTTCGCGGCGGCGGAGTCCAGGAACATGTTAATGCTCAGGCCAACGAACTGCGCCGTCGCGGCCACACAGTAATTGTTATTACACCGCGGGCTCGCGGCTACAAAGACGAACCGCCCAACAATACTATATTTGTTGGTACATCAGCGATGGTGAGGACACCAATTAGTACCAACCTAGAGCTTGGAGCATCATTTGAACGCGACAGTATTGATGACATGCTACAAGAGCAACAATTTGACGTGTTGCATGTGCATGAACCGGAAGTTCCCATGCTAGGGAGTCAGATAATCGCTAAAGCTAACTGTCCGGTCGTGGCGACGTTTCATGCCTATCACCCGAAAAACGCCATTAGCCGGACTATTGAGATGTTAAGAGTCCCGTATTCTAGAACCATTTTTAGTCAATTAGCTGCGGTGACGGCGGTATCTGATGTGGCTGCCGAGTTTGTAAAAGCTCATACTGACCATCACGTCCATATTATTCCAAACGGGATTGATTTGTCGGCATATATTAACGGGTCAAAAAAACGCCGAGCTAACACCGTGTTATACGTTGGTCGGTTGGAGCGTCGAAAAGGCGTGATTTATCTGGTACGGGCGTTTGCAAAAATGGCGGATTCCGTGCCAAACGCCAAGTTAATCATCGCCGGACAAGGTTCAGACCTAAGGAAACTACAAGATACAGCCCACGAGCTAGGGGTCGGTGACCAAGTAGAATTCTTGGGATACGTTGACGATAAAACCAAGAAACGGTTGATGCATGAAGCAAGCCTATTTTGCTCGCCGGCTATTTACGGCGAGAGTTTTGGGA encodes:
- a CDS encoding alpha/beta hydrolase, whose protein sequence is MAKKKSVQAADYIAPLYINGMQGRMLHMPARGRKKLEILYVYGHHSSLERWWGMIELLNQYGSVTAPDLPGFGGMDSLYKIGEKPTLDTMADYLAAFIKLRYKRKRIVIVGLSYGFVVATRMLQRYPQLAKKCDMVVSIVGFTHHSEFTFSRPRMLAYRALCKLSTTTPVSIFYKNVLLHPTVIRLGYAKTYNAKKKFAAVAQKDKKQAMDFEVHLWRCNDIRTHAQTNYDFLKLNNLGKRVKLPLWHVEVKNDNYFDHYTVVEHLRTIYDDVNVCTAKTEVHAPSVIASKKDVKPFVPRALQQAFRDLAKKQ
- a CDS encoding glycosyltransferase family 4 protein, with the protein product MKIGLVCPYDMFRGGGVQEHVNAQANELRRRGHTVIVITPRARGYKDEPPNNTIFVGTSAMVRTPISTNLELGASFERDSIDDMLQEQQFDVLHVHEPEVPMLGSQIIAKANCPVVATFHAYHPKNAISRTIEMLRVPYSRTIFSQLAAVTAVSDVAAEFVKAHTDHHVHIIPNGIDLSAYINGSKKRRANTVLYVGRLERRKGVIYLVRAFAKMADSVPNAKLIIAGQGSDLRKLQDTAHELGVGDQVEFLGYVDDKTKKRLMHEASLFCSPAIYGESFGIVLLEAMASGVPVVAGDNPGYVSVLQGKGLLSLVNPKDTTNFARRLKLFLQDDEIVNLWLDWANQHIQHYTYESVVDKYEKLYESIIK